One stretch of candidate division KSB1 bacterium DNA includes these proteins:
- a CDS encoding PorV/PorQ family protein: MIRKALLCILVLSWCCAAAQAQWDYGFEFSKAGSAGVQFLKIGVGGRETAMGEAALATTRGVNAIFWNPAGIAYVERAEAGFSYRNWLLDIRLSAAAAAVAWGKVGVLGVSVIHMGVPEFQETTVLAQDGTGRMVQAGDLAVSMAVARRFTNKLSMGGQVRYVREELDRDSFANVLVDFGAIYETGFRHLCLSVAAQHFGPDIRFLRDKFRMPLIFRIGLADDLIHTAANRLTLAVDLLHPTDNRERAHFGMEYGLFGSLFLRGGYRSNSDLGAWSFGAGLRQELLGVEGAIDYSYADYGPILGGVSSFTISFGF, encoded by the coding sequence ATGATACGCAAGGCGCTGTTGTGCATACTTGTCTTGTCCTGGTGCTGCGCGGCGGCACAGGCGCAGTGGGACTATGGCTTCGAGTTCAGCAAGGCCGGCTCGGCAGGGGTGCAGTTCCTGAAGATTGGCGTGGGTGGCCGTGAGACCGCCATGGGCGAAGCCGCCCTGGCTACGACCAGGGGAGTGAACGCCATCTTCTGGAACCCGGCCGGGATCGCCTACGTGGAAAGGGCTGAGGCCGGGTTTTCCTATCGCAACTGGCTGCTCGACATTCGGCTGAGCGCGGCAGCGGCGGCAGTGGCCTGGGGCAAGGTCGGCGTGTTGGGCGTAAGCGTCATCCACATGGGGGTGCCGGAGTTCCAGGAGACCACGGTGCTAGCCCAGGACGGCACCGGGCGCATGGTGCAGGCGGGCGACCTTGCCGTGAGCATGGCCGTGGCGCGCCGCTTCACCAACAAGCTCTCCATGGGCGGGCAGGTGCGCTATGTGCGAGAGGAACTGGACAGGGACTCCTTTGCCAATGTGCTGGTGGATTTTGGCGCCATCTACGAGACAGGGTTCAGGCACTTGTGCCTCTCCGTGGCGGCGCAGCACTTCGGCCCGGACATCAGGTTCCTGCGCGACAAGTTCCGCATGCCGCTCATCTTCAGGATCGGCCTGGCCGACGATCTCATTCACACCGCCGCCAACCGGCTCACCTTGGCAGTGGACCTTCTCCATCCCACCGACAATCGCGAGCGCGCACACTTTGGCATGGAATACGGGCTGTTCGGCAGCTTGTTCCTGCGCGGTGGCTACCGCTCCAACTCCGACCTGGGCGCCTGGTCCTTTGGCGCCGGCCTCCGCCAGGAGTTGCTGGGCGTGGAAGGAGCCATCGACTACTCCTACGCCGACTACGGCCCCATTCTGGGCGGCGTGAGCAGCTTTACCATCAGCTTTGGTTTCTGA